From a single Nicotiana tabacum cultivar K326 chromosome 8, ASM71507v2, whole genome shotgun sequence genomic region:
- the LOC107813056 gene encoding small ribosomal subunit protein bS16m/bS16c-like, with amino-acid sequence MVVRLRLSRFGCKNKPFYRVMAADSRSPRDGKHLEVLGYYNPLPGQDGGKRMGLNFDRVKYWLSVGAQPSELVERLLFRAGVLPPPPMLAMGQKGGPRDTCPVHPMTGRVMAPESVKIADPKVSSEVDGDDKA; translated from the exons ATGGTGGTAAGATTGCGGTTGTCGAGGTTTGGATGCAAAAACAAACCTTTTTACAGAGTAATGGCGGCGGATAGCAGATCTCCCCGAGATGGCAAGCACTTGGAAGTCCTCGGTTACTACAATCCTCTCCCAG GTCAAGATGGTGGCAAACGGATGGGTCTTAATTTTGACCGGGTGAA ATATTGGTTATCCGTTGGTGCACAGCCGTCAGAACTGGTTGAACGTCTTCTTTTCCGAGCAGGCGTATTACCTCCTCCACCTATGCTAGCTATGGGACAAAAAGGTGGTCCACGGGACACTTGTCCAGTTCATCCTATGACTGGACGTGTCATGGCACCGGAAAGTGTCAAAATTGCTGATCCAAAAGTTAGTTCTGAAGTTGATGGAGATGACAAAGCTTAG